The proteins below come from a single Drosophila busckii strain San Diego stock center, stock number 13000-0081.31 chromosome X, ASM1175060v1, whole genome shotgun sequence genomic window:
- the LOC108605200 gene encoding calpain-D isoform X2: MGTISSVLQWSCAKCNTINPTESLKCYNCGTVRRVFPSPTATLSSSRSQGTWVHQQQQQQQQQQKQLQQPQQQQQIQRRQNENQLQNLSATTTGVVEPVTELADECDEEVDVASIVDKHRPVARNEHNNKHGLGQGQASHGHVYKSLLRGCLKRPQRNSQNLPGNCVDCEETRKYIKSSIELYRHFSNPALNRRWICRACDTDNNSVTWHCVICDTVSYLAPIYKETLCTRRHELDMQQQQQQQLNDKQQELQREVEQQQQIQEQQQQQSLLDIQHHSNRRHAKARKNSCIRRTQSLSTAIDKSSSSANSAAYSSFVAASSASGRSCHICYVSKLSKDIFNLPIDASQISYQQQQQQQQQQQQQKNSTSAAPIACSNSRFAIANDTFCRRKQNNNNRNLNNKVLREGCAKKKYNFTITTLSRSGKANAVALPTPAAAAAVAAAAAKHKPKLKSELASSKVSAVPASVAGSSQFTIPRNGVFIAVNDWAEPTPTPPVAAAGAAARHINKQQNAAIMQHCDKTYNNNNNNNHINNSSSSSSSSSSSKANSVSSSNNGSSSSSSSNNNSGSSHSNKMHQQLYENECIAIQQQQQQQLQHQQQQQQQQQQHQIKTDSIMPIYAQVNKQHKLNKKRETTTANASSVLHANNNSNQNSNNSSFELIENSIEPTTAELSSESNSDELESISSAAATAALVTTSDFYNASEHSIYAKVWKGPRKTTESKISTHEAAAASNRLIAAAAATAAIRNDNKPHSMLQGSRNKMWTCSKCSYAYNRLWSEACEMCETTATTPPTATTTPTATTSNKLPEQIAALAAIQLEPRSDEPWTCKKCTLVNYSTAMACVVCGGSKLKSISSIEDMTLRKGEFWQCSHCTLKNSLSVGVCSACKSLRLLPLPVGTVRERPDGQSYEEQDIASTQTSGEQSSQLQLPPHRTSRSPSPRINPLPAAVAAAAAAGGITSSQQLQQQLQRSSSGAIPKRHSTGGSIVPRNISIAGLALPPSIAPSSSSSYNLQCTAAAGSGVKKWQCPACTYDNCAASVVCEICSSPRGLVNAVLTNELARKSLRVAALTEIRQESKLMENLRQLEETEALTKWQNIIQYCRDNNELFVDDSFPPAPKSLYYNPAASAADGGNPVVQWRRPHEINCDGGAYPPWAVFRTPLPSDICQGVLGNCWLLSALAVLAEREDLVKEVLVTKEICAQGAYQVRLCKDGKWTTVLVDDLLPCDKRGHLVYSQAKRKQLWVPLIEKAVAKIHGCYEALVSGRAIEGLATLTGAPCESIPLQASSLPMPSEDELDKDLIWAQLLSSRCVRFLMGASCGGGNMKVDEDEYQQKGLRPRHAYSVLDVKDIQGHRLLKLRNPWGHYSWRGDWSDDSSLWTDDLRDALMPHGASEGVFWISFEDVLNYFDCIDICKVRSGWNEVRLQGTLQPLCSISCVLLTVLEPTEAEFTLFQEGQRNSEKSQRSQLDLCVVIFRTRSPAAPEIGRLVEHSKRQVRGFVGCHKMLERDIYLLVCLAFNHWHTGIEDPHQYPQCILAIHSSKRLLVEQITPSPHLLADAIISLTLTKGQRHEGREGMTAYYLTKGWAGLVVMVENRHENKWIHVKCDCQESYNVVSTRGELKTVDSVPPLQRQVIIVLTQLEGSGGFSIAHRLTHRLANSRGLHDWGPPGATHCPPIENVHGLHAPRLIT; the protein is encoded by the exons ATGGGCACCATATCATCGGTACTACAGTGGTCGTGTGCCAAGTGCAACACAATAAATCCAACCGAATCACTTAAATGCTATAATTGTGGCACCGTACGAAGAGTGTTCCCCAGTCCTACCGCAACATTATCGTCGTCGAGAAGCCAAGGTACTTGggtacatcagcaacaacaacaacaacagcagcagcagaaacaattgcagcagccgcagcaacaacaacaaattcagcGACgacaaaatgaaaaccaatTGCAGAACTTgagcgcaacaacaacgggGGTGGTGGAGCCTGTGACAGAGCTGGCCGACGAATGTGATGAGGAGGTGGATGTCGCGTCAATTGTTGATAAGCATAGACCTGTGGCCAG AAatgagcacaacaacaagcacggCTTAGGTCAGGGGCAGGCGTCACATGGACATGTGTACAAGTCGCTGCTGCGTGGTTGCTTGAAGCGTCCACAACGCAATAGTCAGAATTTGCCCGGAAATTGTGTGGACTGCGAGGAGACGCgtaaatatatcaaaagctCCATTGAACTCTATCGTCATTTTTCAAATCCGGCGTTAAATCGTCGCTGGATCTGTCGCGCATGCGACACGGATAACAATTCGGTAACATGGCACTGTGTCATCTGTGACACGGTCAGCTATCTGGCGCCCATCTACAAGGAGACACTTTGCACGCGACGGCATGAGCTGgatatgcaacagcaacagcagcagcaactgaatgATAAGCAACAGGAGCTGCAACGTgaagtggagcagcagcagcaaatacaggagcaacagcaacagcagtcgcTGTTGGATATTCAACATCATTCCAATAGGCGACACGCCAAGGCGCGTAAGAACTCTTGTATACGACGCACGCAAAGCTTAAGCACCGCCATCGATAAGAGCTCATCAAGCGCCAATAGCGCAGCTTATAGTTCGTTTGTTGCCGCGTCCTCGGCATCGGGTCGCAGCTGTCACATTTGTTACGTCAGCAAGCTGAGCAAGGATATCTTTAATCTGCCCATTGATGCCAGTCAAATAagctatcagcagcagcagcagcagcaacaacaacaacaacaacagaagaaCA GCACATCGGCGGCGCCCATCGCCTGCAGTAATTCGCGCTTCGCCATTGCCAACGATACGTTCTGTCGacgcaagcaaaacaacaacaacagaaatcTGAACAACAAAGTACTGCGCGAGGGCTGtgccaaaaagaaatataattttaccATCACCACGCTGTCGCGATCAGGCAAAGCCAACGCCGTTGCGCTTCCAACGccagctgcggctgcggctgtggctgctgctgcagcgaagCACAAGCCCAAGCTCAAGTCGGAGCTTGCGTCAAGCAAAGTCAGCGCAGTACCAGCGAGCGTGGCGGGCAGCTCACAGTTTACTATACCGCGTAACGGCGTTTTTATAGCGGTTAATGATTGGGCAgagcccacgcccacgccgccAGTAGCCGCCGccggagcagcagcacgccacatcaataagcaacaaaacgcAGCCATAATGCAGCACTGTGATaaaacatacaacaacaacaacaataacaaccacatcaacaacagcagcagcagcagcagtagtagcagcagcagcaaagccaacagcgtcagcagcagcaacaacggcagcagcagtagcagcagcagcaacaacaacagcggcagcagccatagcaataaaatgcatCAGCAGCTGTATGAAAATGAATGTATTGCtatccaacagcagcagcaacaacaattgcaacatcagcagcagcaacaacaacaacaacaacaacatcaaataaaaacagacTCCATAATGCCGATTTATGCTCAGGTGAACAAACAGCACAAGCTCAATAAAAAGagagaaacaacaacagcaaacgcaTCCTCAGTGCTTCAtgctaacaacaatagcaatcaGAATAGTAACAATAGTAGCTTTGAACTTATTGAAAATAGCATCGAACCAACTACAGCAGAGCTGAGCAGCGAATCAAACAGCGATGAGTTAGAGTCCATCTCATCGGCAGCCGCAACGGCAGCATTAGTAACAACAAGTGATTTTTATAATGCTTCAGAGCACTCAATATACGCCAAGGTGTGGAAGGGACCGCGCAAAACGACTGAATCGAAAAT CAGCACGCATGAGGCAGCAGCGGCCAGCAATCGCctcattgcagcagcagcagcaacagcagccataCGCAACGACAATAAACCACATTCAATGCTGCAGGGCAGCAGAAACAAGATGTGGACGTGCAGCAAATGTTCCTATGCCTACAATCGTCTCTGGTCCGAGGCCTGTGAAATGTGTGAGACGACGGCAACCacaccaccaacagcaacaacaacacctacagcaacaacttccAATAAGCTGCCAGAGCAAATAGCGG CTTTGGCTGCCATACAGCTCGAGCCACGCAGCGACGAGCCTTGGACCTGTAAAAAATGCACGCTGGTTAACTATTCCACAGCCATGGCCTGTGTTGTCTGCGGTGGCTCTAAGCTCAAGAGCATCTCCTCCATTGAGGACATGACGCTGCGCAAGGGCGAGTTCTGGCAATGCAGTCACTGCACCTTGAAGAATTCGCTCTCCGTCGGCGTGTGCAGCGCCTGTAAATCCTTGCgtctgctgccgctgcccgtGGGCACAGTGCGTGAACGACCCGATGGGCAGTCGTATGAGGAGCAGGATATAGCTAGCACACAGACCAGCGGCGAACAGAGcagccagctgcagctacCACCCCATCGCACTTCGCGCAGTCCCTCACCCCGCATCAATCCACTGCCAGCAGCGGtagccgcagctgctgcagcggggGGCATTACCTCTAgtcaacagttgcagcagcagctgcaacgcaGCTCCTCGGGTGCCATACCCAAGCGCCATAGCACGGGCGGCTCCATTGTGCCGCGCAACATTTCCATAGCCGGCCTAGCGCTGCCGCCGTCGATTGcgcccagctccagctcctcaTACAATCTACAGtgcactgcagctgctggcagtggCGTTAAGAAATGGCAATGTCCAGCCTGCACCTATGATAACTGCGCTGCCTCTGTGGTCTGTGAGATCTGCTCGAGTCCGCGTGGTCTGGTCAATGCAGTATTAACCAATGAGCTGGCGCGCAAATCGCTGCGCGTTGCTGCTCTTACAGAAATCCGGCAGGAGAGCAAGCTGATGGAGAACCTGCGCCAGCTGGAGGAGACCGAAGCGCTAACCAAATGGCAGAACATTATACAATACTGTCGAGATAACAATGAGCTATTTGTGGATGATTCTTTTCCGCCGGCGCCCAAGAGCCTCTACTATAATCCAGCCGCCAGCGCTGCCGATGGCGGCAATCCAGTCGTGCAGTGGCGACGTCCTCATGAGATTAACTGCGATGGCGGTGCATATCCGCCGTGGGCTGTCTTTCGCACGCCGTTGCCCTCGGATATCTGCCAGGGAGTGCTGGGCAATTGCTGGTTGCTGAGCGCGTTGGCTGTGCTTGCAGAGCGCGAGGATCTAGTCAAGGAGGTGCTGGTAACAAAGGAAATATGCGCACAGGGCGCCTACCAGGTGCGTCTATGCAAGGATGGCAAGTGGACCACAGTGCTGGTGGATGACCTGTTGCCCTGCGATAAGCGTGGACATTTGGTTTACTCGCAGGCCAAGCGCAAGCAGCTCTGGGTGCCGCTCATCGAGAAGGCAGTAGCCAAAATCCATGGGTGCTACGAAGCGCTTGTCTCGGGACGCGCCATCGAGGGTTTAGCCACGTTGACGGGCGCGCCCTGTGAGAGCATTCCACTGCAGGCCAGTTCGCTACCCATGCCCAGCGAGGATGAGCTCGATAAGGATTTGATCTGGGCGCAATTGCTGAGCTCACGTTGTGTGCGCTTTCTTATGGGCGCAAGCTGCGGTGGTGGCAACATGAAAGTCGATGAGGATGAGTATCAGCAGAAGGGACTACGTCCACGTCATGCCTACTCCGTGCTGGATGTGAAGGACATACAAGGACATCGGCTGTTGAAGCTGCGCAATCCTTGGGGCCATTATTCCTGGCGCGGCGACTGGTCGGATGATTCGTCGCTCTGGACAGATGATCTGCGCGACGCGCTCATGCCGCATGGCGCCTCGGAGGGAGTCTTCTGGATATCCTTTGAGGATGTGCTCAACTACTTTGATTGCATTGACATTTGCAAGGTGCGCTCTGGGTGGAACGAAGTGCGTCTGCAGGGCACGCTCCAACCACTTTGCTCAATTTCCTGTGTGCTGCTCACCGTGCTCGAGCCCACGGAGGCTGAGTTTACGCTCTTCCAGGAGGGTCAGCGCAACTCGGAAAAGTCACAGCGCTCTCAACTCGATCTGTGTGTTGTTATATTTCGCACTCGTTCGCCGGCGGCGCCAGAGATTGGACGGCTCGTCGAGCATAGCAAGCGTCAG GTGCGTGGTTTTGTGGGCTGCCACAAGATGCTGGAGCGTGATAtctatttgcttgtttgcctcGCCTTCAATCACTGGCACACGGGTATCGAAGATCCGCATCAATATCCACAGTGCATTCTAGCCATACATAGCTCCAAGCGATTGCTTGTGGAGCAGATTACACCCTCGCCCCATTTGCTTGCTGACGCTATTATCAGCCTGACCTTGACCAAGGGACAGCGACATGAGGGTCGCGAGGGCATGACGGCTTACTATCTAACCAAG GGCTGGGCTGGATTGGTGGTCATGGTGGAAAATCGGCATGAAAACAAGTGGATACATGTCAAGTGTGACTGCCAGGAGAGCTATAATGTGGTGTCCACACGTGGTGAGCTCAAGACAGTGGACTCGGTACCGCCGCTGCAGAG ACAAGTGATCATAGTGCTGACGCAGCTGGAAGGTAGTGGTGGCTTTAGCATTGCCCATCGGCTTACACATAGATTGGCCAATTCGCGTGGCCTGCACGACTGGGGACCACCTGGCGCTACACACTGTCCACCCATTGAGAATGTCCACGGATTGCATGCGCCGCGTCTGATAACATAG
- the LOC108605200 gene encoding calpain-D isoform X1, whose translation MGTISSVLQWSCAKCNTINPTESLKCYNCGTVRRVFPSPTATLSSSRSQGTWVHQQQQQQQQQQKQLQQPQQQQQIQRRQNENQLQNLSATTTGVVEPVTELADECDEEVDVASIVDKHRPVARNEHNNKHGLGQGQASHGHVYKSLLRGCLKRPQRNSQNLPGNCVDCEETRKYIKSSIELYRHFSNPALNRRWICRACDTDNNSVTWHCVICDTVSYLAPIYKETLCTRRHELDMQQQQQQQLNDKQQELQREVEQQQQIQEQQQQQSLLDIQHHSNRRHAKARKNSCIRRTQSLSTAIDKSSSSANSAAYSSFVAASSASGRSCHICYVSKLSKDIFNLPIDASQISYQQQQQQQQQQQQQKNSTSAAPIACSNSRFAIANDTFCRRKQNNNNRNLNNKVLREGCAKKKYNFTITTLSRSGKANAVALPTPAAAAAVAAAAAKHKPKLKSELASSKVSAVPASVAGSSQFTIPRNGVFIAVNDWAEPTPTPPVAAAGAAARHINKQQNAAIMQHCDKTYNNNNNNNHINNSSSSSSSSSSSKANSVSSSNNGSSSSSSSNNNSGSSHSNKMHQQLYENECIAIQQQQQQQLQHQQQQQQQQQQHQIKTDSIMPIYAQVNKQHKLNKKRETTTANASSVLHANNNSNQNSNNSSFELIENSIEPTTAELSSESNSDELESISSAAATAALVTTSDFYNASEHSIYAKVWKGPRKTTESKISSTHEAAAASNRLIAAAAATAAIRNDNKPHSMLQGSRNKMWTCSKCSYAYNRLWSEACEMCETTATTPPTATTTPTATTSNKLPEQIAALAAIQLEPRSDEPWTCKKCTLVNYSTAMACVVCGGSKLKSISSIEDMTLRKGEFWQCSHCTLKNSLSVGVCSACKSLRLLPLPVGTVRERPDGQSYEEQDIASTQTSGEQSSQLQLPPHRTSRSPSPRINPLPAAVAAAAAAGGITSSQQLQQQLQRSSSGAIPKRHSTGGSIVPRNISIAGLALPPSIAPSSSSSYNLQCTAAAGSGVKKWQCPACTYDNCAASVVCEICSSPRGLVNAVLTNELARKSLRVAALTEIRQESKLMENLRQLEETEALTKWQNIIQYCRDNNELFVDDSFPPAPKSLYYNPAASAADGGNPVVQWRRPHEINCDGGAYPPWAVFRTPLPSDICQGVLGNCWLLSALAVLAEREDLVKEVLVTKEICAQGAYQVRLCKDGKWTTVLVDDLLPCDKRGHLVYSQAKRKQLWVPLIEKAVAKIHGCYEALVSGRAIEGLATLTGAPCESIPLQASSLPMPSEDELDKDLIWAQLLSSRCVRFLMGASCGGGNMKVDEDEYQQKGLRPRHAYSVLDVKDIQGHRLLKLRNPWGHYSWRGDWSDDSSLWTDDLRDALMPHGASEGVFWISFEDVLNYFDCIDICKVRSGWNEVRLQGTLQPLCSISCVLLTVLEPTEAEFTLFQEGQRNSEKSQRSQLDLCVVIFRTRSPAAPEIGRLVEHSKRQVRGFVGCHKMLERDIYLLVCLAFNHWHTGIEDPHQYPQCILAIHSSKRLLVEQITPSPHLLADAIISLTLTKGQRHEGREGMTAYYLTKGWAGLVVMVENRHENKWIHVKCDCQESYNVVSTRGELKTVDSVPPLQRQVIIVLTQLEGSGGFSIAHRLTHRLANSRGLHDWGPPGATHCPPIENVHGLHAPRLIT comes from the exons ATGGGCACCATATCATCGGTACTACAGTGGTCGTGTGCCAAGTGCAACACAATAAATCCAACCGAATCACTTAAATGCTATAATTGTGGCACCGTACGAAGAGTGTTCCCCAGTCCTACCGCAACATTATCGTCGTCGAGAAGCCAAGGTACTTGggtacatcagcaacaacaacaacaacagcagcagcagaaacaattgcagcagccgcagcaacaacaacaaattcagcGACgacaaaatgaaaaccaatTGCAGAACTTgagcgcaacaacaacgggGGTGGTGGAGCCTGTGACAGAGCTGGCCGACGAATGTGATGAGGAGGTGGATGTCGCGTCAATTGTTGATAAGCATAGACCTGTGGCCAG AAatgagcacaacaacaagcacggCTTAGGTCAGGGGCAGGCGTCACATGGACATGTGTACAAGTCGCTGCTGCGTGGTTGCTTGAAGCGTCCACAACGCAATAGTCAGAATTTGCCCGGAAATTGTGTGGACTGCGAGGAGACGCgtaaatatatcaaaagctCCATTGAACTCTATCGTCATTTTTCAAATCCGGCGTTAAATCGTCGCTGGATCTGTCGCGCATGCGACACGGATAACAATTCGGTAACATGGCACTGTGTCATCTGTGACACGGTCAGCTATCTGGCGCCCATCTACAAGGAGACACTTTGCACGCGACGGCATGAGCTGgatatgcaacagcaacagcagcagcaactgaatgATAAGCAACAGGAGCTGCAACGTgaagtggagcagcagcagcaaatacaggagcaacagcaacagcagtcgcTGTTGGATATTCAACATCATTCCAATAGGCGACACGCCAAGGCGCGTAAGAACTCTTGTATACGACGCACGCAAAGCTTAAGCACCGCCATCGATAAGAGCTCATCAAGCGCCAATAGCGCAGCTTATAGTTCGTTTGTTGCCGCGTCCTCGGCATCGGGTCGCAGCTGTCACATTTGTTACGTCAGCAAGCTGAGCAAGGATATCTTTAATCTGCCCATTGATGCCAGTCAAATAagctatcagcagcagcagcagcagcaacaacaacaacaacaacagaagaaCA GCACATCGGCGGCGCCCATCGCCTGCAGTAATTCGCGCTTCGCCATTGCCAACGATACGTTCTGTCGacgcaagcaaaacaacaacaacagaaatcTGAACAACAAAGTACTGCGCGAGGGCTGtgccaaaaagaaatataattttaccATCACCACGCTGTCGCGATCAGGCAAAGCCAACGCCGTTGCGCTTCCAACGccagctgcggctgcggctgtggctgctgctgcagcgaagCACAAGCCCAAGCTCAAGTCGGAGCTTGCGTCAAGCAAAGTCAGCGCAGTACCAGCGAGCGTGGCGGGCAGCTCACAGTTTACTATACCGCGTAACGGCGTTTTTATAGCGGTTAATGATTGGGCAgagcccacgcccacgccgccAGTAGCCGCCGccggagcagcagcacgccacatcaataagcaacaaaacgcAGCCATAATGCAGCACTGTGATaaaacatacaacaacaacaacaataacaaccacatcaacaacagcagcagcagcagcagtagtagcagcagcagcaaagccaacagcgtcagcagcagcaacaacggcagcagcagtagcagcagcagcaacaacaacagcggcagcagccatagcaataaaatgcatCAGCAGCTGTATGAAAATGAATGTATTGCtatccaacagcagcagcaacaacaattgcaacatcagcagcagcaacaacaacaacaacaacaacatcaaataaaaacagacTCCATAATGCCGATTTATGCTCAGGTGAACAAACAGCACAAGCTCAATAAAAAGagagaaacaacaacagcaaacgcaTCCTCAGTGCTTCAtgctaacaacaatagcaatcaGAATAGTAACAATAGTAGCTTTGAACTTATTGAAAATAGCATCGAACCAACTACAGCAGAGCTGAGCAGCGAATCAAACAGCGATGAGTTAGAGTCCATCTCATCGGCAGCCGCAACGGCAGCATTAGTAACAACAAGTGATTTTTATAATGCTTCAGAGCACTCAATATACGCCAAGGTGTGGAAGGGACCGCGCAAAACGACTGAATCGAAAAT TAGCAGCACGCATGAGGCAGCAGCGGCCAGCAATCGCctcattgcagcagcagcagcaacagcagccataCGCAACGACAATAAACCACATTCAATGCTGCAGGGCAGCAGAAACAAGATGTGGACGTGCAGCAAATGTTCCTATGCCTACAATCGTCTCTGGTCCGAGGCCTGTGAAATGTGTGAGACGACGGCAACCacaccaccaacagcaacaacaacacctacagcaacaacttccAATAAGCTGCCAGAGCAAATAGCGG CTTTGGCTGCCATACAGCTCGAGCCACGCAGCGACGAGCCTTGGACCTGTAAAAAATGCACGCTGGTTAACTATTCCACAGCCATGGCCTGTGTTGTCTGCGGTGGCTCTAAGCTCAAGAGCATCTCCTCCATTGAGGACATGACGCTGCGCAAGGGCGAGTTCTGGCAATGCAGTCACTGCACCTTGAAGAATTCGCTCTCCGTCGGCGTGTGCAGCGCCTGTAAATCCTTGCgtctgctgccgctgcccgtGGGCACAGTGCGTGAACGACCCGATGGGCAGTCGTATGAGGAGCAGGATATAGCTAGCACACAGACCAGCGGCGAACAGAGcagccagctgcagctacCACCCCATCGCACTTCGCGCAGTCCCTCACCCCGCATCAATCCACTGCCAGCAGCGGtagccgcagctgctgcagcggggGGCATTACCTCTAgtcaacagttgcagcagcagctgcaacgcaGCTCCTCGGGTGCCATACCCAAGCGCCATAGCACGGGCGGCTCCATTGTGCCGCGCAACATTTCCATAGCCGGCCTAGCGCTGCCGCCGTCGATTGcgcccagctccagctcctcaTACAATCTACAGtgcactgcagctgctggcagtggCGTTAAGAAATGGCAATGTCCAGCCTGCACCTATGATAACTGCGCTGCCTCTGTGGTCTGTGAGATCTGCTCGAGTCCGCGTGGTCTGGTCAATGCAGTATTAACCAATGAGCTGGCGCGCAAATCGCTGCGCGTTGCTGCTCTTACAGAAATCCGGCAGGAGAGCAAGCTGATGGAGAACCTGCGCCAGCTGGAGGAGACCGAAGCGCTAACCAAATGGCAGAACATTATACAATACTGTCGAGATAACAATGAGCTATTTGTGGATGATTCTTTTCCGCCGGCGCCCAAGAGCCTCTACTATAATCCAGCCGCCAGCGCTGCCGATGGCGGCAATCCAGTCGTGCAGTGGCGACGTCCTCATGAGATTAACTGCGATGGCGGTGCATATCCGCCGTGGGCTGTCTTTCGCACGCCGTTGCCCTCGGATATCTGCCAGGGAGTGCTGGGCAATTGCTGGTTGCTGAGCGCGTTGGCTGTGCTTGCAGAGCGCGAGGATCTAGTCAAGGAGGTGCTGGTAACAAAGGAAATATGCGCACAGGGCGCCTACCAGGTGCGTCTATGCAAGGATGGCAAGTGGACCACAGTGCTGGTGGATGACCTGTTGCCCTGCGATAAGCGTGGACATTTGGTTTACTCGCAGGCCAAGCGCAAGCAGCTCTGGGTGCCGCTCATCGAGAAGGCAGTAGCCAAAATCCATGGGTGCTACGAAGCGCTTGTCTCGGGACGCGCCATCGAGGGTTTAGCCACGTTGACGGGCGCGCCCTGTGAGAGCATTCCACTGCAGGCCAGTTCGCTACCCATGCCCAGCGAGGATGAGCTCGATAAGGATTTGATCTGGGCGCAATTGCTGAGCTCACGTTGTGTGCGCTTTCTTATGGGCGCAAGCTGCGGTGGTGGCAACATGAAAGTCGATGAGGATGAGTATCAGCAGAAGGGACTACGTCCACGTCATGCCTACTCCGTGCTGGATGTGAAGGACATACAAGGACATCGGCTGTTGAAGCTGCGCAATCCTTGGGGCCATTATTCCTGGCGCGGCGACTGGTCGGATGATTCGTCGCTCTGGACAGATGATCTGCGCGACGCGCTCATGCCGCATGGCGCCTCGGAGGGAGTCTTCTGGATATCCTTTGAGGATGTGCTCAACTACTTTGATTGCATTGACATTTGCAAGGTGCGCTCTGGGTGGAACGAAGTGCGTCTGCAGGGCACGCTCCAACCACTTTGCTCAATTTCCTGTGTGCTGCTCACCGTGCTCGAGCCCACGGAGGCTGAGTTTACGCTCTTCCAGGAGGGTCAGCGCAACTCGGAAAAGTCACAGCGCTCTCAACTCGATCTGTGTGTTGTTATATTTCGCACTCGTTCGCCGGCGGCGCCAGAGATTGGACGGCTCGTCGAGCATAGCAAGCGTCAG GTGCGTGGTTTTGTGGGCTGCCACAAGATGCTGGAGCGTGATAtctatttgcttgtttgcctcGCCTTCAATCACTGGCACACGGGTATCGAAGATCCGCATCAATATCCACAGTGCATTCTAGCCATACATAGCTCCAAGCGATTGCTTGTGGAGCAGATTACACCCTCGCCCCATTTGCTTGCTGACGCTATTATCAGCCTGACCTTGACCAAGGGACAGCGACATGAGGGTCGCGAGGGCATGACGGCTTACTATCTAACCAAG GGCTGGGCTGGATTGGTGGTCATGGTGGAAAATCGGCATGAAAACAAGTGGATACATGTCAAGTGTGACTGCCAGGAGAGCTATAATGTGGTGTCCACACGTGGTGAGCTCAAGACAGTGGACTCGGTACCGCCGCTGCAGAG ACAAGTGATCATAGTGCTGACGCAGCTGGAAGGTAGTGGTGGCTTTAGCATTGCCCATCGGCTTACACATAGATTGGCCAATTCGCGTGGCCTGCACGACTGGGGACCACCTGGCGCTACACACTGTCCACCCATTGAGAATGTCCACGGATTGCATGCGCCGCGTCTGATAACATAG